A genome region from Microbacterium sp. CGR2 includes the following:
- a CDS encoding ABC transporter permease — protein MTISPTTISPRTISPTTMSPTMLRIEGMRQLRNPYTLAFTLGMPVAMYLLFGVSMGYGSLSAGNGNVSFYIMASMAAYGTAVAMSSLTSLAAIEANQGWGRQLALTPLTTVGYALTKLTTAVGFAAFALLAVFTAGWLTGATVDGAWRWAATAGIMLSLGLVYGLYGLGVGLFFSSESAAALASISMTFFAFFGNVFMPLDGVMLDIARFTPLYGFVGLSRWPLTEGQLTTGQTDQMWMLLLNVAVWLVVFVLLVVAGVRRSRARQ, from the coding sequence ATGACGATCTCACCCACGACGATCTCGCCCAGAACGATCTCACCGACGACGATGTCACCGACGATGCTGCGCATCGAGGGCATGCGCCAACTCCGCAACCCCTACACGCTCGCGTTCACCCTGGGGATGCCCGTGGCGATGTACCTGCTCTTCGGGGTGAGCATGGGGTACGGCAGCCTCTCTGCAGGCAACGGCAACGTGTCGTTCTACATCATGGCGTCCATGGCCGCGTATGGGACCGCGGTGGCGATGAGCTCACTGACCTCCCTCGCCGCGATCGAGGCGAATCAGGGCTGGGGTCGACAGCTCGCGCTGACACCGTTGACGACCGTGGGGTACGCCCTCACCAAGCTGACGACCGCCGTCGGCTTCGCCGCGTTCGCACTGCTCGCGGTCTTCACGGCGGGCTGGCTCACCGGCGCGACGGTGGACGGGGCCTGGCGGTGGGCGGCGACGGCCGGGATCATGCTCAGCCTCGGATTGGTCTATGGGCTGTACGGCCTGGGCGTCGGGTTGTTCTTCAGCTCGGAATCCGCCGCGGCTCTGGCGTCGATCTCGATGACGTTCTTCGCGTTCTTCGGGAACGTGTTCATGCCGTTGGACGGAGTGATGCTCGACATCGCCCGGTTCACGCCACTGTACGGATTCGTCGGGTTGAGCCGGTGGCCGCTCACCGAGGGGCAGTTGACCACGGGGCAGACCGACCAGATGTGGATGCTGTTGCTCAATGTCGCTGTCTGGCTCGTCGTGTTCGTGCTGCTGGTGGTCGCCGGCGTGAGACGTTCGCGTGCGCGACAGTAG
- a CDS encoding thiamine pyrophosphate-binding protein, translating to MPTVSAHVALTLAQHIDAVFGVMGNGNAYFLDAIETQTDAVFTAVRHEQGAVVAADAHFRASGRIAAGTSTYGAGFTNTLTALAEAVQAHVPLVLVVGDEPTSGPRPWDVDQIALASAVGARTYTVGRADAAATTVIAIEHALTYRVPVVLAIPYDVAALDAGPVPPAPAPRLPTPLSPKGEYAEGMLDEIAAALEGAQRPLLLAGRGAWLAGASRSLGELAELTGALTASSALGRGVFPDGRFDLGVTGGFGADGAMDLIRRADVAVVFGACLNQFTMRFGELFAPGTRVFQIDITPAATHAHVGGFVRADARVAAEDLVRRVRGAENARSVFWRDGVDVASARSYDVGDELAADGRLDPRSAARRIAELLPEDRVVVSDGGHFIGWANMYWPVAAPDRMMMIGTAFQSIGQGWPSVVGAAMARRSSTIVLTSGDGGGLMAIADLESAVRTAGGRGMAVIWNDAAYGAEVNLYGLKGLAEGPMRIPEVDFAAFGAAVGAEGLVVRALADLDRLREWATEDAATRRFLLLDLRISGDVIAPYQQEIIRVNS from the coding sequence ATGCCCACGGTCTCCGCGCACGTCGCGCTCACTCTCGCCCAGCACATCGACGCGGTCTTCGGCGTCATGGGCAACGGCAACGCCTACTTCCTCGACGCGATCGAGACGCAGACGGATGCTGTCTTCACGGCCGTCCGTCATGAACAGGGAGCGGTCGTCGCCGCCGACGCGCACTTCCGCGCGTCCGGTCGAATCGCTGCGGGCACCTCGACCTACGGCGCCGGCTTCACGAACACCCTCACAGCCCTCGCCGAAGCGGTGCAGGCGCATGTTCCCCTCGTGCTCGTGGTCGGAGACGAACCGACGTCGGGTCCGCGCCCGTGGGACGTCGATCAGATCGCCCTCGCGTCGGCTGTCGGTGCACGCACCTATACGGTCGGACGAGCGGATGCCGCGGCCACGACCGTCATCGCGATCGAGCACGCTCTCACCTATCGTGTGCCCGTCGTCCTCGCGATTCCCTACGACGTCGCCGCTCTCGACGCGGGGCCCGTCCCGCCGGCGCCGGCCCCGCGCCTACCCACTCCGCTCTCCCCGAAGGGCGAGTACGCCGAGGGAATGCTCGATGAGATCGCTGCGGCGCTGGAGGGAGCCCAGCGCCCTCTCCTGCTCGCCGGGCGAGGAGCATGGTTGGCCGGTGCGAGCCGGTCGCTGGGAGAGCTCGCCGAGTTGACCGGGGCGCTCACCGCATCCTCGGCGCTGGGCCGCGGCGTGTTCCCCGACGGCCGTTTCGATCTCGGTGTCACCGGCGGTTTCGGGGCGGATGGTGCGATGGATCTCATTCGCAGGGCGGATGTCGCGGTCGTCTTCGGAGCTTGCCTGAACCAGTTCACGATGCGGTTCGGCGAGCTGTTCGCCCCGGGGACGCGCGTGTTCCAGATCGACATCACGCCCGCGGCGACGCACGCCCATGTCGGCGGGTTCGTGCGCGCAGACGCCCGAGTCGCCGCCGAGGACCTGGTCCGCAGAGTGCGGGGCGCAGAAAACGCGCGCAGTGTGTTCTGGCGCGACGGCGTGGACGTGGCATCCGCTCGGTCGTACGACGTCGGCGACGAACTCGCAGCCGACGGGCGACTCGATCCGCGCTCCGCCGCGCGACGAATCGCGGAACTGCTGCCGGAGGACCGCGTCGTCGTGTCCGACGGCGGGCACTTCATCGGCTGGGCCAACATGTACTGGCCCGTCGCCGCTCCGGACCGCATGATGATGATCGGCACAGCCTTCCAATCGATAGGTCAGGGATGGCCGAGCGTCGTCGGAGCCGCCATGGCCCGCCGGTCGTCGACCATCGTGCTCACGTCGGGTGATGGCGGCGGTCTGATGGCGATCGCTGACCTCGAGTCGGCCGTGCGCACGGCGGGTGGCCGCGGCATGGCTGTGATCTGGAACGACGCCGCCTACGGTGCCGAGGTCAACCTCTACGGTCTCAAGGGGCTCGCCGAGGGCCCGATGCGCATTCCGGAGGTCGACTTCGCGGCATTCGGTGCCGCTGTCGGAGCGGAAGGTCTCGTGGTCCGGGCCCTCGCAGATCTCGATCGACTCAGGGAGTGGGCGACGGAGGATGCAGCAACGCGACGATTCCTCCTGCTCGATCTGCGTATCTCAGGCGACGTGATCGCGCCGTATCAGCAGGAGATCATCCGCGTGAATTCGTGA
- a CDS encoding DUF6157 family protein, which produces MTTNYTNTFIAVAPDCPVVVAEAPPVTATPTVAALQFELISEHPYEMTSDEILFAVHAIRNSISEAERAVGWERFFAKDQACLRASPLGKRYGWGTHHDADGRVALHGIGTPEYDRLAYRTDITHKAAMRSSRA; this is translated from the coding sequence ATGACCACGAATTACACGAACACCTTCATTGCGGTGGCTCCGGATTGTCCGGTCGTCGTCGCAGAGGCACCGCCGGTCACAGCCACGCCCACCGTGGCCGCGCTGCAGTTCGAGCTGATCAGCGAGCATCCGTACGAGATGACCTCCGATGAGATCTTGTTCGCGGTGCACGCCATCAGAAACAGCATCTCCGAAGCTGAGCGCGCGGTCGGGTGGGAGAGATTCTTCGCGAAAGACCAGGCATGCTTGCGCGCCTCGCCCCTCGGGAAACGCTATGGCTGGGGGACGCATCACGACGCGGACGGCCGTGTGGCTCTTCACGGAATCGGCACTCCGGAATACGACCGGCTGGCATACCGGACCGACATCACGCACAAAGCGGCCATGCGGTCGTCGCGTGCCTGA
- a CDS encoding VOC family protein yields MDWKIELIFVPVSDVDRSKEFYVKIGFNADHDHTPTEGLRFVQMTPPGSACSIAFGTGLDTGLQPGQQNTIQVVVPDADEALAHLRDLGVEAQGVDEQAWGRFVTFDDPDGNTWTLQELPDYGAQN; encoded by the coding sequence ATGGATTGGAAGATCGAGCTCATCTTCGTGCCGGTGTCGGATGTCGACCGGTCCAAGGAGTTCTACGTGAAGATCGGCTTCAACGCGGATCACGATCACACGCCGACAGAGGGGTTGCGGTTCGTGCAGATGACGCCGCCCGGATCGGCATGCTCCATCGCCTTCGGGACGGGCCTCGATACCGGTCTGCAGCCTGGACAGCAGAACACGATTCAGGTGGTCGTGCCCGACGCCGATGAGGCTTTGGCACATCTGCGCGATCTCGGGGTGGAGGCGCAGGGCGTCGACGAGCAGGCGTGGGGTCGTTTCGTGACGTTCGACGACCCTGACGGAAACACCTGGACCCTGCAGGAGCTGCCGGACTACGGCGCGCAGAACTGA
- a CDS encoding HNH endonuclease signature motif containing protein, producing MDNLIGSLGQVSVGLDRVLHAEVVAGLSDVEKVELLRVAGEVARRVDAVVVEAVASADVEFPGGFGCRSMNEVLQRVVRTDAAGAGRVVRAAKVVERDVEFTSGAPLPARWPQLREALLDGVIGVEGLLAATGPLLQAGRRISPEDRLRADAQLADFARGLHQDADADADGDADADADADDAADADVDLDADADADVDGDADVAPAATPEDLRLLARVILAYLDPDGAEPAEDIAMRGRGVSLGRAKDGLIPLSGRLFPEVAAQLQRIWDAYLNPKVDGPPAPGVSFRPTDDGADDDAAGSDDRTAMAGDDLPAGDPGGMVDTRTRAQKQHDALAAALGIAARHDEMPRLGGAAPTLVVSVTAEDYATGRGWAHVDGTDIPVTVGTARHTACGGMVQRVLFDPEGRILGIGSTDRIFTVHQRRAITLRDKECLIPGCHVPASWCEIHHVQEHARGGPTSTDNGVALCWHHHRTLDTSGWEIRMHNGIPSVRGPGWWDPHRRWRTPRHTHTHDHTRARARTQHAS from the coding sequence ATGGACAACCTCATCGGATCCCTCGGGCAGGTCAGTGTCGGCCTTGACCGGGTGTTGCATGCGGAGGTGGTGGCGGGGTTGAGTGATGTTGAGAAGGTGGAGTTGTTGCGGGTCGCGGGTGAGGTGGCGCGGCGGGTGGATGCGGTGGTGGTCGAGGCGGTCGCGTCGGCGGATGTGGAGTTTCCTGGGGGCTTCGGGTGCCGGTCGATGAACGAGGTGCTGCAGCGGGTGGTGCGCACGGATGCTGCGGGTGCGGGGCGGGTGGTGAGGGCGGCGAAGGTCGTGGAGCGGGATGTGGAGTTCACCTCGGGGGCGCCGTTGCCTGCCCGGTGGCCGCAGTTGCGGGAGGCGCTGCTGGACGGGGTGATCGGGGTCGAGGGGTTGTTGGCGGCGACGGGGCCGTTGCTGCAGGCCGGGCGGCGGATCAGCCCGGAAGACCGGTTGCGGGCGGATGCGCAGTTGGCCGACTTCGCCCGCGGACTCCACCAGGATGCCGATGCCGATGCGGACGGAGATGCGGATGCGGATGCCGATGCGGACGATGCGGCGGACGCCGACGTCGATCTCGATGCGGATGCCGATGCGGATGTGGACGGGGATGCGGATGTGGCGCCGGCGGCGACGCCGGAGGATCTGCGGTTGTTGGCGCGGGTGATCCTGGCGTATCTCGACCCCGATGGTGCCGAACCCGCAGAAGACATCGCGATGCGCGGCCGCGGGGTCAGCCTCGGGCGCGCGAAAGATGGCCTCATCCCCCTCAGCGGGCGCCTGTTCCCCGAAGTCGCCGCCCAGTTGCAGCGCATCTGGGACGCGTATCTGAACCCGAAGGTCGACGGGCCACCCGCCCCCGGGGTGTCATTCCGACCCACTGACGACGGTGCGGATGACGATGCTGCCGGGTCCGATGATCGGACTGCGATGGCCGGCGATGACCTTCCCGCCGGCGACCCGGGGGGAATGGTCGACACGAGAACCCGCGCACAGAAACAGCACGACGCCCTCGCCGCAGCGCTCGGTATCGCGGCCCGCCACGACGAGATGCCCCGCCTCGGTGGTGCCGCCCCGACCCTCGTGGTGTCTGTCACCGCGGAGGATTATGCGACCGGGCGCGGGTGGGCGCACGTCGACGGGACCGACATCCCGGTCACCGTCGGCACCGCCCGCCACACCGCATGCGGGGGCATGGTGCAACGCGTGCTGTTCGACCCGGAAGGGCGGATCCTCGGTATCGGATCGACCGACCGGATCTTCACCGTCCACCAGAGACGCGCGATCACTCTCCGAGATAAAGAATGCTTGATCCCGGGGTGTCATGTTCCGGCATCCTGGTGTGAGATCCACCATGTCCAAGAGCACGCTCGAGGTGGGCCGACCAGTACCGACAACGGGGTCGCGTTGTGCTGGCACCACCACCGCACCCTCGACACATCAGGGTGGGAGATCCGCATGCACAACGGCATCCCCTCCGTCCGCGGACCCGGCTGGTGGGACCCGCACCGACGCTGGCGCACACCACGACACACCCACACCCACGACCACACCCGCGCCCGCGCACGCACCCAGCACGCCAGCTAG
- a CDS encoding PhzF family phenazine biosynthesis protein — protein sequence MTDEVEVLRYSAFAATADGGNPAGVVLDAAGLSDEQMQRIAAEVGYSETAFLVARTDDDGVSRFGTRYWSPAAEVPFCGHATVATAVALAEREGPGAVIFDTPAGTVTLRSEADASGAITASFTSVEPEVRALDGEVLSILLMLLGLETADLDPLHPPKAAFAGNWHPIVFLADRELFHQFRFAPADVAALMREQGWLGTVTVLHAEGRHDLLARNLFPVGRITEDPATGSAAASTGAYLRDQGVVDQTIRIRQGAHVGRPSLLTVTIPTSGGIVVSGGASRIE from the coding sequence ATGACGGATGAAGTCGAGGTCCTGCGGTACAGCGCGTTCGCGGCGACGGCGGATGGCGGCAACCCCGCCGGCGTCGTGCTGGACGCCGCCGGGCTGAGCGACGAGCAGATGCAGCGGATCGCTGCGGAAGTCGGGTACTCGGAGACCGCATTTCTGGTGGCCCGGACGGACGACGACGGTGTCTCACGCTTCGGCACGCGCTATTGGTCCCCGGCTGCGGAGGTGCCGTTCTGCGGGCACGCCACCGTCGCCACGGCCGTCGCTCTGGCGGAGCGTGAAGGGCCGGGTGCCGTGATCTTCGACACCCCGGCCGGCACCGTGACCCTTCGGTCCGAAGCCGACGCGTCAGGTGCGATCACCGCGTCATTCACGAGTGTCGAGCCAGAAGTGCGGGCGCTCGACGGTGAGGTGCTTTCGATCCTGCTGATGCTCCTCGGGCTCGAGACAGCCGACCTCGACCCGCTGCACCCGCCGAAAGCGGCGTTCGCGGGCAACTGGCATCCGATCGTCTTCCTCGCCGATCGCGAGCTGTTCCATCAGTTCCGGTTCGCTCCTGCCGATGTGGCCGCGCTGATGCGCGAGCAGGGGTGGCTCGGCACGGTCACCGTGCTGCATGCCGAGGGTCGCCACGATCTCCTGGCGAGGAACCTGTTTCCCGTCGGCCGGATCACAGAAGACCCGGCTACCGGGTCGGCGGCAGCATCGACGGGCGCCTACCTGCGCGATCAAGGTGTGGTCGACCAGACGATCCGGATCCGACAGGGGGCGCACGTCGGGCGCCCGAGTCTGTTGACCGTCACGATCCCGACGTCGGGCGGCATCGTGGTATCGGGTGGAGCCTCGCGCATCGAGTGA
- a CDS encoding sensor histidine kinase, producing MVKRSGAERRASTERRRNVTTLAAAGAPPAAWAAPGARTGTVNDPWARFGWLMAVVWLIFLIYPVLALVRSEAPIAWVVVGWVALVAFAVFYVVGFLYGMRSGGGLGNAPLPMQWVTFAALIVCALLSVPAEGGSALSFLPFIMSFASYGLTRPWHWITTGTAVAVTALCVFLLPGGISYLSMLAIVALLGVVNTVSTWLILRSIEAERLGLELATSEGREALARDVHDLIGHSLTVVGLKAQLARRLMDSDPERAKAELSDIEQLTAEAIAGVRTTVAGARGATLVEQLAASRDALQAADIDMEVAGAPDALSSVQALTASWVLREATTNVIRHSAASIVRVAMAPGSLVVEDNGVGLAVGSGEREGNGIRGMRERAGAAGASFGCASADGTGTRVEVTW from the coding sequence GTGGTGAAGCGATCGGGGGCCGAGCGGCGGGCTTCGACTGAGCGCCGTCGAAACGTGACGACCCTCGCGGCGGCCGGCGCGCCACCGGCAGCCTGGGCTGCACCGGGGGCACGCACAGGCACGGTGAACGATCCGTGGGCCCGGTTCGGTTGGCTCATGGCGGTCGTCTGGCTGATCTTCCTCATCTACCCGGTACTCGCTTTGGTGCGATCGGAGGCGCCGATCGCCTGGGTGGTCGTCGGGTGGGTTGCGCTGGTCGCGTTCGCGGTGTTCTACGTCGTCGGTTTCCTCTACGGCATGCGCAGTGGAGGTGGGCTCGGAAACGCCCCGTTGCCGATGCAGTGGGTCACCTTCGCTGCGCTCATCGTGTGCGCCTTGCTGTCGGTGCCTGCTGAGGGCGGATCCGCGCTGAGCTTTCTGCCCTTCATCATGTCGTTCGCCTCCTACGGGCTCACTCGACCGTGGCACTGGATCACGACCGGCACTGCTGTCGCGGTCACCGCACTGTGCGTGTTCCTTCTTCCGGGTGGCATCTCCTACCTGTCGATGCTCGCGATCGTCGCGCTGTTGGGCGTGGTGAACACTGTGTCGACGTGGCTCATCCTCCGATCCATCGAGGCAGAGCGGCTCGGTCTCGAGCTCGCGACCAGCGAGGGGCGCGAGGCCCTGGCCCGGGATGTCCATGACCTGATCGGCCACTCGCTGACCGTCGTCGGACTCAAAGCACAGCTCGCCCGGCGCCTCATGGACAGCGATCCGGAGCGCGCGAAAGCGGAGCTGTCCGATATCGAGCAGCTGACAGCCGAGGCGATCGCCGGCGTCCGCACGACCGTCGCGGGTGCGCGGGGAGCGACGCTCGTGGAGCAGCTCGCCGCCAGTCGCGATGCACTGCAAGCCGCCGACATCGACATGGAGGTCGCCGGCGCGCCTGACGCGCTGTCTTCCGTGCAGGCTTTGACGGCGAGCTGGGTTCTGCGTGAGGCGACGACGAATGTGATCCGGCACTCCGCGGCGTCGATCGTTCGAGTGGCAATGGCACCCGGGAGCCTGGTCGTGGAGGACAACGGCGTCGGCCTCGCCGTCGGTTCCGGGGAGCGAGAGGGCAACGGCATCCGCGGTATGCGTGAACGAGCAGGAGCGGCCGGTGCCTCCTTCGGGTGCGCGTCTGCAGATGGCACCGGAACCCGCGTGGAGGTGACCTGGTGA
- a CDS encoding ATP-dependent DNA ligase, which translates to MLLAELVSTTEEVAATSSRLSKIDALARLLERAEASEIDAVIGLLLAAPRQGRLGVGWRGIAALEVSHAEVPTLTVGDVDDSLETLAAASGTGSAAGRSRILGALAARSTAAEWDFLTRSMLGELRTGALSGVLLDAIARASGRVPAVVRRAAMMSGDLGETARIALTGADGDLEAVGLQVGRPVLPMLASTATSPTAALALTGEASVEFKLDGARIQVHRHGDEVGVYTRSLADITHRVPEIVEIVRSLPADDLILDGETLSLDEDGGPRPFQETMSRFGADVARELVLRPWFFDVLHVDGRDLIDEPLSVRLSELSRVVGEWRMPGIVTSDPDAAEQLSREALVAGHEGVVVKALDAPYAAGRRGKSWVKVKPVLTYDLVVLAAEWGSGRRSGWLSNLHLGAADPDGEFGDPGGFVMVGKTFKGLTDELLRWQTETFPAFETRRTQGTVYLRPEIVVEIAIDGVQKSPRYPGGLALRFARVKGYRPDKTAAEADTIQALRTLLRN; encoded by the coding sequence ATGCTGCTCGCCGAGCTCGTCTCCACCACTGAAGAGGTCGCCGCCACGTCGTCGCGGCTGTCCAAGATCGACGCTCTCGCGCGGCTGCTCGAGCGCGCGGAGGCCAGCGAGATCGACGCGGTCATCGGACTGCTCCTTGCAGCGCCGCGTCAGGGACGTCTCGGCGTCGGATGGCGCGGAATCGCCGCGCTCGAGGTGTCGCATGCCGAGGTCCCGACCCTGACCGTCGGCGATGTCGACGATTCGCTCGAAACCCTGGCCGCGGCATCCGGAACCGGGTCCGCTGCCGGGCGGAGCCGTATTCTCGGCGCGCTCGCTGCTCGTTCCACGGCCGCTGAGTGGGACTTCCTGACTCGATCGATGCTCGGCGAACTCCGCACCGGCGCGCTCTCGGGCGTTCTGCTCGATGCCATCGCGCGCGCCTCCGGGCGAGTGCCCGCCGTCGTGCGCCGTGCGGCGATGATGTCGGGTGATCTCGGCGAGACGGCGCGCATCGCGCTCACCGGCGCCGACGGCGATCTCGAAGCCGTCGGGCTGCAGGTGGGGCGGCCGGTGCTGCCCATGCTGGCTTCTACGGCGACCTCGCCCACCGCTGCGCTGGCGCTCACCGGCGAGGCATCCGTGGAGTTCAAACTCGACGGCGCCCGCATCCAGGTGCATCGGCACGGGGACGAGGTGGGGGTCTACACGCGCAGCCTCGCCGACATCACCCACCGCGTCCCTGAGATCGTCGAGATCGTGCGGTCTCTTCCGGCCGATGACCTCATCCTCGACGGCGAGACCCTGTCCCTCGACGAAGACGGCGGCCCGCGTCCGTTCCAAGAGACGATGTCGCGCTTCGGCGCCGACGTCGCCCGCGAGCTCGTCCTCCGGCCGTGGTTCTTCGACGTGCTGCACGTCGACGGTCGCGACCTCATCGACGAACCGCTCTCCGTGCGATTGTCCGAACTCTCACGGGTGGTCGGCGAGTGGCGGATGCCGGGGATCGTGACCTCCGATCCGGATGCCGCCGAGCAGCTGTCCCGCGAGGCCCTGGTGGCCGGGCACGAAGGTGTGGTCGTCAAGGCGCTCGACGCTCCCTATGCCGCCGGCCGACGAGGCAAGTCCTGGGTCAAGGTGAAGCCGGTGTTGACATACGACCTGGTGGTGCTCGCCGCCGAATGGGGATCGGGTCGACGAAGCGGATGGCTGTCGAACCTTCACCTGGGCGCCGCTGATCCCGACGGCGAATTCGGCGACCCCGGCGGCTTCGTCATGGTCGGCAAGACGTTCAAGGGACTCACCGACGAGCTGCTGCGGTGGCAGACCGAGACGTTCCCGGCGTTCGAGACTCGACGCACGCAAGGCACGGTCTATCTGCGTCCCGAGATCGTGGTCGAGATCGCGATCGACGGAGTGCAGAAGTCACCGCGCTACCCCGGCGGTCTCGCGCTGCGCTTCGCCCGCGTGAAGGGGTACCGCCCCGACAAGACTGCCGCCGAGGCTGACACGATCCAGGCTTTGCGGACGCTGCTTCGGAACTGA
- a CDS encoding response regulator transcription factor produces the protein MSAGNEGGSIRLVIADDQALVRGALGALLELEGDLEVCAMAADGAEAIRLVGEIKPDVCLMDIQMPGTDGVEATRGIRAVSPSTRVLIVTTFARPGYLRAALDAGASGFLVKDTPAEKLAEAVRRVHSGMRVVDPVLAEESLFDGVNPLSEREQAVLRLAADGRSAAAIASEVFLSSGTVRNHLSAAIGKTGAANRAQAVRIALDKGWL, from the coding sequence GTGAGCGCAGGGAACGAAGGTGGCAGCATCCGCTTGGTGATCGCCGATGATCAGGCCCTGGTGCGTGGGGCGCTCGGGGCTCTGCTCGAGCTCGAGGGCGATCTCGAAGTGTGCGCGATGGCAGCGGACGGTGCCGAAGCGATACGGCTCGTCGGCGAGATCAAGCCCGATGTCTGTCTGATGGACATCCAGATGCCAGGGACGGATGGAGTCGAGGCGACCAGGGGTATTCGCGCGGTCAGTCCTTCCACGCGGGTGCTGATCGTCACGACCTTCGCGAGGCCCGGATACCTGCGTGCCGCGTTGGACGCGGGGGCGAGCGGATTCCTCGTCAAGGACACGCCCGCCGAGAAGCTCGCAGAGGCGGTGCGCAGAGTTCATTCCGGGATGCGCGTGGTCGATCCGGTCTTGGCGGAGGAGAGTCTCTTCGACGGGGTCAACCCGCTGAGCGAGCGGGAGCAGGCGGTGCTCCGTCTTGCTGCTGACGGGCGCAGCGCCGCCGCCATCGCTTCGGAGGTCTTCCTGTCTTCGGGCACTGTGCGCAATCACCTCTCGGCAGCGATCGGAAAGACAGGAGCGGCGAACAGAGCACAGGCAGTGCGGATCGCACTCGACAAGGGTTGGCTGTGA